Proteins co-encoded in one Natrinema sp. CBA1119 genomic window:
- a CDS encoding orc1/cdc6 family replication initiation protein: MDDFEDPRDEAGTSKDETMEEDISSFESSAPEISSSSSNSPSTNGSQSIEDMLLEFDQQEGLIRDRSLLDPNHIVEEDRIVGRDEQLQEVTKMLRVALGDNRPPNLFLYGPSGTGKSLITKAVCKNISAICESRDIRFGTIEVNCQDLDTLGVAVYELASRAADEALVEVEVPKHGVATKEKWDELYRIVNKNFDSAVFVLDELDMLVGRRDKQEPAFSRLLYQLSRAGANNELTAHVSVVAISNDTKMMESVGSRALSSFTPEDVHFDDYDANQLQSILRRRQDAFYDDVLDEDVIPLAAAFAAQTHGDARKAIDLMRVAGELAEREGDEGVREAHVREAQDKVEKNRVLEVVRGISTQKKLCLYATAAVAAETDDESARSTTGYRVYQFLTDAIEADQYHQETYVNKMKEMTTYSLVDFERRSHGPSSGMFLEFQFGERPETILETLREDSRIDMVSGDEVSTVVKAQVRNEN; this comes from the coding sequence ATGGATGACTTCGAGGATCCTCGAGATGAGGCGGGGACATCGAAGGACGAAACGATGGAGGAGGACATTTCCTCATTCGAGTCTTCAGCGCCTGAGATATCTTCATCCTCGAGTAACTCGCCGTCGACCAATGGTTCACAATCGATCGAGGATATGTTGCTGGAGTTCGATCAGCAAGAGGGACTCATTCGTGATCGGTCGCTTCTCGATCCGAATCACATCGTCGAAGAGGATCGAATCGTCGGTCGCGACGAACAACTCCAGGAGGTTACGAAGATGCTCCGCGTCGCTCTCGGGGACAACCGTCCGCCGAATCTCTTTCTCTATGGTCCCTCGGGGACCGGTAAATCTCTCATCACCAAAGCCGTTTGCAAGAACATTAGCGCGATCTGCGAATCACGTGACATTCGCTTCGGGACGATCGAAGTCAACTGCCAGGATCTCGACACCCTCGGCGTTGCAGTCTACGAACTAGCGAGTCGCGCTGCGGATGAAGCTCTCGTCGAGGTCGAGGTTCCGAAACACGGCGTCGCGACGAAGGAAAAGTGGGACGAACTTTATCGGATCGTCAACAAGAACTTCGATTCAGCAGTGTTCGTCCTCGATGAACTCGATATGCTCGTCGGTCGACGGGACAAACAGGAGCCGGCGTTCTCCCGCCTCCTCTATCAACTGTCTCGAGCCGGTGCAAATAATGAACTCACTGCGCACGTCTCAGTCGTCGCGATCTCTAACGATACGAAGATGATGGAGTCCGTGGGGAGTCGGGCTCTGAGCTCCTTTACCCCCGAAGACGTCCACTTTGACGATTACGATGCGAATCAGTTGCAGTCGATTCTTCGTCGTCGACAGGACGCCTTCTATGACGACGTTCTTGACGAGGACGTCATTCCGCTGGCGGCTGCCTTCGCAGCGCAGACCCACGGCGATGCTCGCAAAGCGATCGATCTCATGCGCGTCGCCGGTGAACTCGCTGAACGCGAAGGTGACGAAGGTGTTCGTGAAGCGCACGTCCGTGAGGCGCAGGACAAAGTCGAGAAAAACCGCGTCCTCGAAGTCGTTCGAGGTATCAGCACACAGAAGAAGCTTTGTCTCTATGCGACGGCAGCTGTCGCTGCCGAAACGGACGATGAATCCGCACGTAGTACGACCGGCTACCGGGTGTATCAGTTCCTCACTGACGCGATCGAGGCCGACCAATATCACCAGGAGACCTACGTTAACAAGATGAAGGAGATGACGACATACTCTCTCGTCGACTTCGAACGACGAAGCCATGGACCGAGTTCGGGGATGTTCCTCGAGTTCCAGTTCGGCGAGCGTCCCGAGACGATCCTCGAAACGCTTCGCGAGGACTCGCGTATCGACATGGTCTCCGGGGACGAAGTCTCGACCGTCGTCAAAGCACAGGTTAGAAACGAGAACTGA
- a CDS encoding transposase, whose translation MGAIRERTFWKSLSRAAFEQEFANTAGKTCQLNHGEPVDVTSTARNGLAKSLLYHLRNLETDAIDDQFDGVRDGLFEILGKQRLLPDCVDVAIDLHQWRFYGDADTDHVLITYPDQGTNRTYCFATICIVAPGTRFTLDVLALEANVFRAKREAVRSLLETAREYVSVRHVYLDRGFYQVHVVTELEQLDVDYIVRARPSKGKKDRLSAGAETVVDEYLMQRKRNPTASAPVTVFAVPHRSTEDEHVWFVTNLELRTESARAYAAAFRRRWGIETSYRQIGDFLPRTSSPTFSVRLFYFLFAVAMYNLWILANVLVSAGAIPEKPPISTRLFQEFVVVTDYG comes from the coding sequence GTGGGCGCTATACGAGAGAGAACTTTCTGGAAGTCTCTCTCTCGTGCCGCCTTTGAACAAGAGTTCGCCAATACAGCTGGGAAAACCTGCCAGCTCAACCACGGCGAGCCAGTCGACGTGACGTCGACGGCTCGCAACGGACTCGCCAAATCACTGCTCTATCATCTTCGAAATCTGGAGACAGACGCCATCGATGACCAGTTCGATGGCGTCCGCGACGGTCTCTTCGAGATTCTCGGGAAACAACGACTCTTACCCGACTGTGTTGACGTTGCTATAGACCTCCACCAGTGGCGGTTTTACGGCGACGCAGACACCGACCATGTCCTGATCACCTATCCCGATCAGGGAACAAATCGAACGTACTGTTTTGCGACGATCTGTATCGTTGCACCAGGAACGCGGTTTACACTCGATGTACTGGCATTGGAGGCGAACGTCTTTCGCGCCAAGCGCGAAGCCGTTCGCTCGCTGCTCGAAACGGCACGAGAGTACGTCTCGGTCAGACACGTCTACCTCGATAGGGGCTTCTATCAGGTTCACGTCGTTACAGAACTCGAACAGCTTGACGTCGACTACATCGTCCGTGCACGCCCGAGTAAAGGAAAGAAAGACCGTCTCAGCGCCGGCGCTGAGACGGTCGTCGATGAGTATCTCATGCAACGAAAGCGTAACCCAACTGCTTCAGCTCCAGTAACTGTATTTGCCGTTCCACATCGATCAACCGAAGACGAGCACGTCTGGTTCGTGACGAACCTTGAACTCAGGACAGAGTCGGCGAGAGCGTACGCGGCGGCGTTCCGCCGCCGCTGGGGAATTGAAACCTCCTATCGCCAGATCGGTGATTTTCTCCCAAGAACGTCGTCGCCGACATTCTCGGTGCGGCTATTCTACTTCCTGTTCGCGGTTGCGATGTACAATCTGTGGATCCTCGCAAATGTGCTTGTCTCAGCTGGTGCTATACCAGAGAAACCGCCGATCTCGACGCGTCTCTTCCAGGAATTCGTCGTTGTGACTGACTACGGATAG
- a CDS encoding ParA family protein: protein MSDTTTESRAVSVVILKGGVGKSTTSMNLARQLVERGRTLYADLDPNGHATNGLGFEAAYNGEINLGDVILEGNATPHDLIRSTDYGFDLLPSSNTLEDVEKDLAGAMQGSARIKSKIVDPLLGDEYDFIVFDCPAYPGMLNNNALVATGNVVIPIEPGSSAIGGYKRTMERLIEPAREYIDVDVLAVVPNKLSDRIDQQTEDRELLENLNTATYEVNPGQSLQEAIPNFARITADEFDAIDAGEMAPPKPGIRHRSALSRSLQHNQPLQDYDPDNDQIDFYEELAEIVAVGGVER, encoded by the coding sequence ATGTCCGATACAACGACCGAGTCACGTGCCGTAAGCGTGGTTATTTTGAAAGGTGGCGTCGGCAAATCAACAACTTCGATGAATCTCGCGCGCCAGCTTGTAGAGCGTGGACGAACCCTCTACGCTGATCTCGATCCGAACGGTCATGCAACGAACGGCCTCGGTTTCGAAGCGGCATACAACGGTGAGATCAATCTCGGTGACGTCATTCTCGAGGGCAACGCGACACCGCATGACTTGATTCGATCGACCGATTACGGCTTCGACCTCCTTCCGTCTTCGAACACACTCGAGGATGTCGAAAAAGACCTTGCGGGCGCGATGCAGGGATCGGCTCGGATCAAATCGAAGATCGTCGATCCGTTACTCGGTGACGAGTACGACTTCATCGTTTTCGACTGCCCGGCGTACCCGGGGATGCTCAATAACAACGCCCTCGTTGCGACGGGGAACGTCGTGATCCCGATCGAACCGGGCTCGAGTGCGATCGGTGGCTACAAGCGAACGATGGAACGGTTGATCGAACCGGCCCGGGAGTACATCGACGTCGACGTCCTCGCTGTCGTTCCGAACAAACTGTCCGATCGGATCGACCAACAGACCGAAGATCGGGAACTACTCGAGAACCTGAATACTGCGACCTACGAGGTAAATCCAGGACAATCGTTACAGGAGGCGATCCCGAACTTCGCTCGGATTACGGCCGACGAGTTCGACGCGATCGACGCCGGCGAGATGGCTCCGCCAAAACCCGGTATCCGTCACCGATCGGCGCTGTCGCGATCACTGCAGCATAATCAACCGTTGCAGGATTACGACCCCGACAACGATCAGATCGACTTTTACGAGGAACTTGCCGAAATAGTTGCCGTCGGAGGGGTCGAACGATGA
- a CDS encoding TATA-box-binding protein, translated as MADPKESINIENVVASTGIGQELDLQSVAMDLEGADYDPEQFPGLVYRTQNPKSAALIFRSGKIVCTGAKSTDAVHESLNIVFDELRELQIQVEADPEIIVQNIVSSADLGRNLNLNAIAIGLGLENIEYEPEQFPGLVYRLDEPKVVALLFGSGKLVITGGKKVEDASQAVDVIVTRLEELGLLE; from the coding sequence ATGGCTGACCCGAAGGAATCCATCAACATCGAAAACGTAGTGGCGTCGACCGGCATCGGGCAGGAACTCGATCTCCAGAGTGTCGCAATGGACCTCGAGGGGGCCGACTACGACCCCGAGCAGTTCCCCGGTCTCGTCTACCGCACCCAGAATCCCAAGTCCGCCGCACTGATCTTCCGTTCGGGGAAGATTGTCTGTACCGGCGCGAAAAGCACTGACGCCGTCCACGAGAGTCTCAATATCGTCTTCGACGAACTCCGCGAACTCCAGATCCAGGTCGAAGCGGACCCCGAGATCATCGTCCAAAACATCGTCAGCAGCGCTGATCTCGGCCGGAACCTCAACCTGAACGCGATCGCCATCGGGCTGGGCCTCGAGAATATCGAGTACGAACCGGAGCAATTCCCCGGACTCGTGTATCGCCTCGATGAGCCGAAAGTCGTCGCCCTCCTCTTCGGCTCCGGGAAACTGGTTATCACCGGCGGGAAGAAGGTGGAAGACGCCAGTCAGGCCGTCGATGTGATCGTTACCCGCCTCGAGGAGCTCGGCCTGCTCGAGTAA
- a CDS encoding TRAM domain-containing protein → MGRYHPGKHDSFIKCDTPRCGANNAPEGSAEYETDCWRCGESLGGKPEPGEEVAVDIVDEKSDGTLVCKTESGFILFLEEDIAAIEATVRVTTVDETYGEAELIETGS, encoded by the coding sequence GTGGGACGCTACCATCCAGGGAAACACGACTCATTCATCAAGTGTGATACGCCTCGATGTGGCGCAAACAACGCCCCAGAAGGGTCCGCAGAGTACGAAACGGACTGCTGGCGGTGCGGGGAGTCCCTCGGCGGGAAGCCCGAACCCGGAGAGGAGGTCGCCGTCGATATCGTCGATGAGAAATCCGACGGAACGCTCGTCTGCAAAACCGAGAGCGGATTCATCCTCTTTCTCGAGGAAGACATTGCAGCGATCGAGGCCACAGTTCGAGTTACTACCGTCGACGAGACGTACGGAGAAGCGGAACTCATCGAAACGGGATCGTAG
- a CDS encoding bile acid:sodium symporter family protein → MVVPSGETVVEFVTIVFVLSTMFSMGVKLSLSQLVNALRKWRLLTKSLVVNLVVVPLIAYLLVRTVSVETGFAAGIVLLAVSPGAPFGPKLAEVSDSDVAFASGLMAILCMLSVVTIPVSLLLLLPGDVAVDPLAIGRMVLGIQLVPLLLGLGLSFALTRFVDRLHTLIQRLSDYTFVGLIVLLVVVYSDSMVSLVGTGTLGLSTVAVGASLVLGYALGGPARETREVLATTTAARNAAIALFIATTGFSDPNVLTTVLAFSFIGIVGSGLIASVWRRQPVGSATSRG, encoded by the coding sequence ATGGTAGTGCCATCCGGAGAGACGGTCGTCGAGTTCGTGACGATTGTCTTCGTACTCTCGACGATGTTTTCGATGGGAGTAAAGCTGTCCCTCAGCCAGCTCGTCAACGCGCTCAGGAAGTGGCGGCTGCTGACGAAATCCTTGGTAGTGAACCTCGTCGTGGTGCCGCTGATCGCCTATCTCCTCGTTCGGACGGTCTCGGTAGAGACTGGGTTCGCAGCCGGGATCGTGCTGCTTGCGGTCTCACCTGGCGCACCGTTCGGCCCGAAACTTGCAGAGGTCTCCGACAGCGATGTAGCGTTCGCGAGCGGCCTTATGGCGATCCTCTGTATGCTCTCGGTCGTGACGATTCCCGTCTCCCTGTTGCTGTTGCTCCCTGGCGATGTCGCCGTCGATCCCCTCGCCATCGGACGGATGGTTCTGGGCATTCAGCTGGTTCCGCTACTGCTCGGGCTCGGACTGTCGTTCGCCCTCACAAGGTTCGTAGACCGCCTACACACCCTTATTCAGCGGCTCTCTGACTACACGTTCGTCGGGCTGATTGTGTTGCTGGTGGTTGTCTATAGCGACAGTATGGTGTCTCTCGTCGGGACGGGAACGCTCGGGCTCTCGACCGTCGCCGTGGGCGCGTCGTTGGTGCTGGGGTACGCCCTCGGTGGGCCAGCACGAGAGACCCGAGAGGTGCTGGCGACGACGACTGCCGCCCGAAACGCGGCGATCGCGCTGTTCATCGCGACGACCGGGTTTTCGGACCCAAACGTCCTTACCACCGTCCTCGCGTTCTCGTTCATCGGCATCGTCGGGTCCGGACTGATCGCGAGTGTATGGCGACGACAGCCGGTCGGGTCAGCCACGTCCCGCGGCTAA
- a CDS encoding acyl-CoA dehydrogenase family protein yields MHGYYGYADDFGIGKRLQDVLGQQIADGAPHIQKLIVARETFGREYLPYNR; encoded by the coding sequence TTGCACGGTTACTACGGCTACGCCGACGACTTCGGGATTGGTAAACGCCTCCAGGACGTACTCGGCCAGCAGATCGCCGACGGCGCACCCCATATTCAGAAACTCATCGTCGCCCGCGAAACGTTCGGTCGCGAGTACCTCCCGTACAATCGGTGA
- the rdfA gene encoding rod-determining factor RdfA, with the protein MGTGEDAKPRTKVGKLIEKYDFEGIGDELERMWTASGDERKSLRELAAIFNKRLLQSRIRGSEMSRLRTDNDDMYLQLTGEKGTSADQTRIRRQLEREGVDVETLQSDFVSYGAIRSFLKEERSAEYNPSQNPVERDTDSIQQLRNRTMLVTETKLNGLVENDHIELGSYEVTVDINVFCEECGRQFDVIDILEQKECDCKK; encoded by the coding sequence ATGGGAACGGGCGAAGATGCGAAACCTCGAACGAAAGTAGGGAAACTCATCGAAAAATATGATTTTGAGGGGATCGGTGATGAACTCGAGCGGATGTGGACGGCATCCGGAGACGAACGGAAAAGTCTACGGGAACTGGCAGCGATATTTAATAAGCGTCTTCTCCAGTCCAGGATCCGGGGTTCGGAGATGAGTCGCCTTCGCACCGACAACGACGATATGTATCTCCAGCTCACGGGTGAGAAGGGGACGTCAGCCGACCAGACGCGGATCCGACGACAACTAGAGCGTGAGGGAGTCGACGTTGAGACGCTTCAATCCGACTTCGTCTCCTACGGAGCGATCCGGTCGTTTCTGAAAGAAGAGCGAAGCGCTGAATACAATCCGAGCCAGAATCCCGTTGAACGGGATACGGATAGCATCCAACAACTTCGCAACCGGACGATGTTGGTTACCGAGACGAAACTGAACGGACTGGTGGAGAACGATCACATCGAACTCGGCTCTTACGAAGTTACGGTTGATATCAACGTCTTTTGCGAGGAGTGTGGCCGTCAGTTCGATGTTATAGATATTCTCGAGCAAAAGGAATGTGACTGTAAGAAATAG
- a CDS encoding archaea-specific SMC-related protein, with protein MSVEQQKRDVQLAVEQIGGIENTSVTFSPGVTLLVGRNATNRTSLLQAVMAALGSNDVSVKGDANEATVEMNVGEDTYHRSLKRTNDHITASGEPYLEDSTLADLFAFLLESNKARRAVANSDDLREIIMRPVDTDEIQAEIERLVQRRHEVDQELDEIESLKQQLPSLEEERTSLRDRIEDIQAELADKEAELDSRDADLEQTREEKAELEEKLSTLRDNRSTLETIRYDLETERDSLDSLQSEMQELETELAELPETPVGEIDELESRIDRLRAQKRQLQSEISECRSVIQFNEDMIGETDTELSAALGSDGPVTDELLPEETTTCWTCGTEVDVEQIEATVDRLREYSQQKSQESNEIQDELDTLKEERRELQQQQSRREDVQQRLTELDREIEATEDEIEQLTDRKETIRTEISEVESEVEALENDSYEEILDLHKEANQLEYDLGKVEGNLEGVEAEIQEIEARIDEEDELTEKREALTDDISEQRTKIDRIEQQAVDEFNEHMDTVLNLLGYDNLDRIWIERVEREVREGRRKVTRSVFDLHVIRQTENNTTYEDTINHLSESEREVTGLIFALAGYLAHEVYETVPVMILDSLEAIDSERIAELVEYLSDYSDYLVVALLPEDAVSLDDEYQRISEI; from the coding sequence ATGAGTGTTGAACAACAGAAGCGAGACGTTCAACTAGCCGTGGAACAGATCGGCGGAATCGAGAATACGTCAGTGACGTTTTCTCCCGGCGTAACACTCCTCGTCGGGCGAAACGCGACGAACCGTACATCACTTCTTCAGGCCGTAATGGCTGCCCTCGGAAGCAACGACGTTTCGGTGAAGGGGGACGCGAACGAAGCGACCGTCGAAATGAATGTTGGGGAGGATACATACCATCGATCACTCAAACGCACAAACGACCACATCACGGCCAGCGGCGAACCGTACCTTGAGGACTCGACGCTGGCGGACCTCTTCGCATTCTTACTGGAATCGAACAAAGCCCGTCGTGCCGTTGCGAACAGCGACGACCTTCGGGAGATCATTATGCGACCAGTCGACACCGACGAGATTCAAGCCGAGATCGAACGGCTCGTCCAGCGACGTCATGAAGTCGACCAGGAACTCGATGAGATCGAATCACTCAAACAGCAACTGCCGTCGCTCGAGGAAGAGCGGACGAGTCTCCGAGACCGTATCGAAGACATTCAGGCGGAACTCGCCGACAAAGAGGCGGAACTCGATTCTCGCGATGCCGACCTCGAACAGACCCGCGAGGAGAAAGCGGAACTCGAAGAGAAACTTTCGACCCTCCGTGACAACCGTTCGACGCTGGAGACCATTCGATACGATCTGGAGACGGAACGGGACAGTCTCGACTCGCTCCAGTCTGAAATGCAGGAACTCGAGACGGAGTTGGCCGAGCTTCCGGAGACCCCGGTCGGCGAGATCGACGAATTAGAGTCGCGTATCGATCGACTCCGAGCGCAGAAGCGACAACTCCAGTCCGAAATCAGCGAATGTCGGAGCGTCATTCAGTTCAACGAGGATATGATCGGGGAGACGGATACGGAGCTGTCTGCCGCCCTCGGTTCGGACGGGCCGGTCACGGACGAACTCCTCCCCGAAGAGACGACGACGTGTTGGACGTGCGGGACCGAAGTCGATGTCGAGCAGATCGAAGCGACGGTCGACCGACTCCGAGAGTACTCCCAGCAGAAGAGCCAGGAGTCAAACGAAATTCAAGACGAGTTAGATACGTTGAAAGAGGAGCGCCGTGAACTCCAGCAACAACAAAGCCGTCGGGAAGACGTCCAGCAGCGTCTGACCGAACTCGACCGCGAAATCGAAGCGACGGAGGACGAAATCGAACAGTTGACCGACCGGAAGGAAACGATTCGAACCGAGATCAGCGAGGTCGAGAGTGAAGTCGAAGCGTTGGAGAACGACTCCTACGAGGAGATCCTCGACCTCCACAAGGAAGCGAATCAACTGGAGTACGATCTCGGGAAAGTCGAGGGGAATCTGGAGGGGGTCGAAGCCGAAATCCAGGAGATCGAAGCGCGGATCGACGAAGAAGACGAACTCACAGAGAAACGGGAAGCGCTCACTGACGACATTTCCGAACAGCGAACGAAGATCGATCGCATCGAACAGCAGGCCGTCGATGAATTCAACGAGCACATGGACACCGTGCTAAACCTGCTCGGTTACGATAATCTCGATCGAATCTGGATCGAGCGGGTCGAACGGGAAGTCCGCGAGGGGCGTCGGAAAGTGACCAGGAGCGTGTTCGATTTGCACGTGATCCGCCAGACGGAGAACAACACGACCTACGAGGATACGATCAATCACCTCAGTGAGAGCGAACGGGAAGTGACCGGATTGATCTTCGCACTCGCCGGCTATCTGGCCCACGAAGTGTACGAGACCGTCCCCGTCATGATTCTGGACTCTCTGGAAGCGATCGACTCCGAACGGATCGCGGAACTGGTCGAGTACCTGTCCGACTACAGCGATTACCTCGTGGTAGCGCTCTTACCGGAAGACGCGGTGAGTCTCGACGACGAGTATCAGCGGATATCGGAAATCTAA
- a CDS encoding IclR family transcriptional regulator, with protein sequence MANNRQQINAVGISLSVVQELVRRDGARVTEIANELDIAPSTSHKHLQTLLDEGYVIKEGDLYYPSMEYLHIGEYTRRRKPAYRKAETRVESLAEETGGRTHFVIEEHGRGRYVYTRTGNLAVETFTGKGTDFPLHVTAAGKAILAYLSDDRVHEIIEEHGLNAATEHSIATEESLFEELETIRETGVAYNIEEHYEGSNAVAAPVRDPNSSVLGALTISGPAKRMKGDFLREKLPDLLLATVNELELEIVYSD encoded by the coding sequence ATGGCAAACAACCGGCAACAGATTAACGCGGTCGGGATTAGCCTCAGCGTCGTTCAAGAACTCGTAAGACGGGATGGGGCGCGTGTAACGGAAATTGCAAACGAACTCGATATCGCTCCGAGCACCTCACACAAACACCTCCAGACGTTGTTAGACGAGGGGTACGTGATCAAAGAGGGTGACCTGTACTATCCGAGCATGGAATATCTCCATATTGGAGAATACACACGACGCCGAAAACCAGCATATCGAAAAGCCGAAACGCGGGTTGAGTCCCTTGCTGAGGAAACCGGTGGTCGCACTCACTTCGTCATCGAAGAGCACGGTCGCGGTCGATACGTGTATACGAGAACGGGGAATCTCGCTGTGGAGACGTTTACTGGAAAAGGAACGGACTTCCCGCTTCACGTCACAGCAGCGGGAAAAGCGATTCTCGCCTATCTCTCCGACGATCGAGTACATGAGATCATTGAGGAACACGGGCTCAACGCCGCCACGGAGCACAGCATCGCTACTGAGGAATCCCTGTTCGAAGAACTCGAGACCATTCGAGAAACCGGTGTCGCATACAATATTGAGGAACACTACGAAGGAAGCAACGCAGTTGCTGCGCCCGTACGAGATCCAAACAGCAGCGTTCTCGGTGCACTGACGATCTCCGGCCCAGCCAAACGGATGAAAGGCGATTTTCTCCGCGAAAAACTCCCAGATCTCCTCTTGGCCACGGTAAACGAACTGGAGTTAGAAATCGTGTACTCGGATTGA
- a CDS encoding acyl-CoA dehydrogenase family protein, giving the protein MDFHLTDEQQLVYETASDIAEQEFEADAFTWEDEFPAPNQTVLAEQELLGIGLPREYGGGGYSPIEVLLAQEAVGRVCPDTAHILSRSSMGPPRVIAELGSDYLKEKYLPRVCAGDAIISVAISESRAGSDAGNMQTSVEYDGDQLVLNGSKMWVTKAQQCAAFLVYARFPDDNIGAIVVDKDTDGLSLDDGTTNMAGHVQNELYFDDCRVPEEQVLVHEKEAFKELMIEFNVERCHNAMMCVACGLNAFDKALTYAKEREQFGQPIGDFQGIEWKLADMAIDLEAARLLIYRAAANAQDSDPSRLETSIAKVKANEVGQHVVDEALQIHGAIGYMQDSPLEYMYRWVRGWKIAGGTVEVQRNGIASYLKKYGLE; this is encoded by the coding sequence ATGGACTTTCACCTGACTGATGAGCAGCAGTTAGTGTATGAGACTGCGTCCGACATTGCGGAACAGGAGTTCGAAGCCGACGCATTCACGTGGGAAGACGAGTTTCCGGCCCCAAACCAGACCGTTCTCGCGGAACAGGAACTTCTCGGTATTGGGCTTCCGAGAGAGTACGGTGGTGGCGGTTACTCACCTATCGAAGTGTTGCTCGCTCAGGAAGCCGTCGGCCGAGTCTGCCCGGATACCGCACACATTCTGTCGCGGTCGTCAATGGGACCGCCTCGAGTCATCGCCGAACTCGGGAGTGACTACCTGAAGGAAAAATATCTCCCGCGTGTCTGTGCCGGCGATGCGATTATCTCCGTCGCGATCTCGGAATCCAGGGCTGGATCCGATGCGGGGAACATGCAAACGAGCGTCGAGTATGACGGTGATCAGCTCGTCCTCAACGGAAGCAAGATGTGGGTAACGAAAGCCCAACAGTGCGCTGCGTTTCTCGTCTACGCTCGCTTCCCCGACGATAACATCGGTGCCATCGTCGTCGACAAGGATACTGATGGCCTCTCGCTCGACGATGGGACGACGAACATGGCGGGACACGTCCAGAACGAACTGTATTTCGACGACTGCCGCGTTCCGGAAGAGCAGGTTCTGGTCCACGAGAAAGAGGCGTTCAAGGAACTGATGATCGAGTTCAACGTGGAACGTTGTCACAACGCGATGATGTGCGTCGCGTGTGGGTTGAACGCCTTCGACAAGGCTCTCACGTACGCAAAGGAGCGAGAACAGTTCGGACAGCCGATCGGCGATTTCCAGGGTATCGAGTGGAAACTTGCGGACATGGCGATCGACCTCGAGGCAGCGCGCCTTCTCATATACAGGGCGGCGGCCAACGCACAGGACAGCGATCCGTCGCGTCTCGAGACGTCGATTGCGAAGGTCAAAGCCAACGAGGTCGGTCAGCACGTCGTCGATGAGGCGCTCCAGATTCACGGGGCGATCGGCTATATGCAGGATTCGCCGCTCGAGTACATGTACCGGTGGGTCCGCGGATGGAAGATCGCCGGCGGGACGGTCGAGGTCCAGCGGAACGGAATTGCCAGCTACCTCAAGAAATACGGTCTCGAGTAA